CCCTCTGTTATTATGCTAATCATGCTGCGAATAATCTGCCGCGTTCTTATAATATTCTTCATATCCGTTACAGCATGCGCCGCCGAGGAGACGCAGAAACTGGAAAAGATAGTCGTTACGCCTTCCCGCCTGGCTACCACTTTAAGCGAAAATTCGAGATCTCTAACGATACTGGACCAGGAGGCCCTTGAGAGTTCGGTTTATGATAACGCCATACCTGATCTAATCGGAGAGATTGGCGGCATCGATATCAGGCGCAGGGGGCCTGAGAATGTGCAAGCTGATGTTAATATCAGGGGAGCCACGTTCGAGCAGAATATCGTGTTGATAGACGGCATAAATGTGAACGACCCGCAGACCGGCCATTTCAGCATGGATATTCCAATTACGATGATGGATGTGGATACGATAGAGATATTGAAGGGCCCCGCCTCCAGTCTATACGGCGCAAACGCGTTTGGCGGCGCCATAAACGTCATAACCAAAAAACCCACGGATGAAAAAAAAGTAACGGTGTACGCGGAGGGCGGTTCTAATGACTATTTCAACGGCGGTCTTTCGGTTACGACACCGGTGGGTCCTGTTAAGAACCGCTTTTCTTTTGAACAGAGCCGGTCCACGGGATATATGCCGCAGACCCAGTTCGACATATTGTCTCTTACAAACAGCACGCTGGTCGAGACCGGCATAGGAGTGTATAATTTTCTCTTCGGTTATCTGAATAAGGATTTCGGAGCCGACAGTTTCTATTCGAATCTCTTTCCTAATGAATACGAGCGCACCGATACCAGGTTCTTCAAGATCGAAGGTAAAACCGAGGCCGGGGCTTTAAGTATAGAGCCCAAGCTCTTCCTGCGAAGGCACGGGGATAAATTTGTGCTCGACCAGAACCGCACCGGATGGCAGACGAACTACAGCACCACTTATAGCTACGGCGGAGAATTGAACTTCTCGCTCGAAAACGCGTTCTCTGATGTATCATGGGGTTATGAATTATCGCGCGACACCATAGATTCGACAAACCTCGAGACACATAGCCGCACCAAAGACGGATTCTATATGGAGATCGCCCCGCACCTCACAGAAAACCTGCATCTGAATGTCGGATTCAGGGAGGACTATTACGGTGATTTTGGGTGGGAGGCCTCGCCGACCATAAGCGCGAATTATAAAATGCTTGAACACGTTACGCTGCGCGGCTCCATAGGCCGAGCGTACCGGATACCCACATTTACCGACCTATATTACAATGACGCGGCCAATAGAGGCAGATCGTCTCTATCCTCAGAGAGCTCCTGGTCGTATGAGACGGGCGCGGAATTTAATTACGAGGCATATTCCATCGATGCCGCATATTTCCATAGAGACTCTTTTAACACTATAGACTGGATACGGTTTTCTACGAATGATCCATGGCAGGCAACCAACATTGGCACCGCGAAAGCCAATGGCCTGGAGCTCTCTTTCTCTGTGCTTCCGGAGAAGATTTATGAAGGCATTCCGGTTAAAAAAGTGTATGTAACAAATACTATGCTCGATATATTCGCGAAACATGATTATCTTTCCAAATACGCGCTCGATTACCTGAAAGAGCATCTCTCGGCCGGCGTGGAGCTGGAAGCATCGGGATTTAAGAATTCCTGGATATTGAATTATAAGAAGAGGGTGGGTGTACCGGATTTTATCGTTGTGGACACGAAGATATCGAAAGAGATAGTTCGTAAAGGGAAAGTATCATTTAACGCCTATATAGAGGTTTCTAATTTATTCGGCGTGGACTATACCGAACAATCCGGTATTCCGATGCCGGGCAGATGGATCAAATCCGGAGTCTCTCTGGAATTTTGAATATTCGTTAACCCAGTAGCAGCAGGATGGCTTTGGCGGCGCGCATGCTTGCTCCGCCGGGGCCGAGGGACGACTTCACCGCGGCGAGCTCTTTACGTGTGCTGGCAAGTCCGGCAGGGTCGGATAGCGCCCCGATGACCTTGTCGGCGATATTTTCCGGCGTCACGCAGTATTGCAGGAGCTCCGGCGCCACCTCTTTTCCGGCTACTATATTGACGAGGCCGAGAAAATGGATATCGACTACGCTATAGTAGAAGAGAGACGTTATGAAGGCGGTTTTGTACACGACTATTAAGGGCGTCCCGAGCATTCCCGTCTCAAGCGTAGCTGTGCCTGAGGCTACGACGGCAAAGTCAGCGGCTCCCACGATATTATGCGTGTCGCCCTCGACGAATCTGTGATCGAACGATGTGCCTTTCAAGGCGGTCTCGTAGATCGAAAGGTCCAGGTGCGGATGTTTCGATATTATAAATTGCACATCGTCCATTTTGCCGCTCATGAGCCGAGCGGCCCTGGCTATTATCGGCAGCAGGATCTTTATCTCGAGTTCCCTTGAGCCCGGTAATAGGGCGATCGTCTTCTTATCCTTCGAAAGTGAATATTTTTTGTATACCTCGTCTTTGGATGCTGTGACCTTTACTACGTCCACGAGAGGGTGTCCTACGAATTTCGCGTCGATACCGTATTGTTTATACAGATCTTCCTCGAACTTAAAGAAGACCAGCATCTTTTTGACATATTTTTTTATAGCGTAGACCCTCTTCCGGCCCCACGCCCAGACCTGAGGACTTATGTAGTAAACCACCGGGATTCCTTTTTCAGCCAGCTCTTTTGCTAACCTGAGATTAAACCCTGGATAGTCGACGAGGATGGCGATGTCAGGCCGGTCACGGTTGCATCTGGCGATCAATACATCGTGCGCTTTCTTTACGACGAATATGTGTTTTAGCACCTCGATCACGCCGATGAGCGCGAGCTTGGTTATGTCGAATACTATGTCGACACCGGCCTTCTTCGAAAGCTCTCCTCCGATGCCATAAAATTGCAGTGTGGGATCGAGGGACTTAAGGTCTTTTACGAGATTCGAGGCATGGAGGTCCCCGGAAGGTTCGCCGGCGACTATGAGGATCTTTTTATTGGCCATTATTGTTTGACCGGAGTTATCTTCTTTATTATCTCTAACGCTACCGCGAGCGCACGTCTTCCTTCGACGCCCGATACTATGGGCCGTTTTCCGGTATGGACGCGATCGATGAAGGATTTCAACTCTTTCTTGAGGGGATTCTTCTTTCTGATCTTTATCTTCTTCTGCACTATCTTCTCGCCGGTCTTCTCGAATAACATCACGTCCTGAGTGACATAGTCGAGGGAGAGGTAGGACTCTTCCTGGAATATGCGCATCTTCCGGACCACGTCCTTTGTTACGCGGCTCGCGGTGATATCCGCGATAGTGCCGTCCTGGAACATCAGCCGGACGTTCGCCACATCCTCGAAATTCGATATCGTGGAAAGCCCGACAGCCTCTATACTTACGACATCCTGCTGTATCAGGCCAAGGACTATATCTATATCGTGTATCATGAGGTCCAGCACGACGCCGACGTCTTTTACCCTTGAGTGAAAGGGCCCCAGCCTCTGGCACTCTATGAACTTGGGCCTGTTTATGTACGGCTCTAGCGCGAGCACTGCGGAGTTAAAACGCTCTATATGTCCCACCTGCAGGATAAGCTTATTCTGTTCGGCTATCTCTATGAGTTCGTCCGCCTCAGAGAGTGTTTTGGTGATAGGTTTTTCTATCAATACGTGTATGCCGTGCCGCAGGAAATCCTTGGCCACATTATAATGGAGGCTTGTGGGAACGGCTATGCTGGCGGCGTCCACTTTATCGAATAATTCCTCATAATCGGAGTAACTGGCGACCTTAAAGCGTTTTCCGACCTCAAGAGCCCGCTCTATATTGCAGTCGCAGACCCCCGCCAGTTTTACGCTATCCAGACTTGAGTACATCTTGGCATGTATGGAGCCCAGATGCCCGACCCCCACCACACCCACCCTTATCGTCTCCATAGAAATATAATTATAACATGTAGCAAAATACGTATCAAGCGATTTCCCTCGACAAGGCAAAAACGCTGTGATAATATACCGTGAAAATAGATAATATATGGATAAATACCGCAGATTAATAAGATTCGTCTTTCCGCATGCCTGGGTGCTTGCCGCGGCAGGGGTGTGCATGGTGGCCACATCTGCCTTAAGCGGTGTTTCCATAGGCATGATAATACCTCTTGTGGATAACGTCATATCGGGCAAGAAGATATCCATACCGGGAGGGGTGCCTATACCCGGGCTCCTGCAAACCCTCATCGATAAAGTGAACTCGATGAGCGCCTCACAGCTTTTGAGCAGTATGACCATTATTATAGTGATCCTGTGGCTCCTTAAGAGTTTCTTCGAATTTTGCCAGACATACCTGATGAACGACGTAGCCCAGCGTGTGATAAGGGACATAAAGAACATCATATATAAAAAGATACTTACCCTTTCTATGGATTTCTACTCCAGGAATTCTACTGGGAAGCTGATGGCGCGTATCACCAATGATTCGGCCATCGTAAGAGATTCGATCTCGACGGGGCTTACGGACCTGATCTATCAGCCTATACAGCTTGTTATATACACCGTGATGCTTCTGGCCATAAAGGTATATTTTTCCATTCCATGGACGTTGATCTGGATAAGCCTTTTGTTATTCGCGCTTGTGATTTACCCCGTAGTTAAGATCGGGAAGCGCCTTAAGTCTATTTCGAGGCAGTCTCAGGAAAAGATAGCCGACATAACGACCACCCTGCATGAAACCATATCCGGCATCAGGGTCGTCAAGGCCTTCTCTATGGAGGATTACGAAGCTAAAAAATTCGAGAACCAGAATCAGACTTTCTACAAGCTTTCGATGAAGTCCGTAAAGAGGATGACGGTGGTGAGCCCCATTACCGAATTCGTCGGGATACTATGCATAGCGATAATCATGTTAATGGCAGGCAAACAGATAGTCTCCGGCGCTCTTTCGGCAGGCGCATTTGTAACGTTTCTCGCGGCCATGTTATCTTTAATGCGGCCGATGAAGCGCCTGACCAACGTATATACCATAAACCAGCAGGCCATGGCTGCCGCCGACAGGATATTCGATGTTCTGGACACTGAACCATCCGTCCAGGAGAAGGCTGGCGCGGTAAAACTGCCCAGGATCAACAAGGGCGTCGAGTTTAAGGATGTCCGTTTCAAATATGACGATAAAGATGTCCTTAAGGGCATAAGTTTCAATGTCCCTGTGGGCAATGTCGCGGCATTTGTGGGCCCCAGCGGAGTGGGGAAGACCACCATATTGAACCTCCTCCCCCGTTTTTACGATGTTACCGGAGGCCGGATCCTGATAGACGGCATAGATGTACGCGATTGCGCGGTTAAATCCCTTATGGGGCAGATAGGTATAGTGACGCAGGAGACGATATTATTTAATGATACAGTAGCCGCTAACATATCCTATGGCTCAGGAAGCGATAATATAGAAGAGATCACGAAGGCCGCAAAGATAGCCAATGCGCACAATTTCATAATGAAGATGCCTCAGGGCTACAGCACGGTAGTCGGCGAAAGAGGTTTCAGGCTATCGGGGGGAGAAAAGCAGAGGCTGGCTATAGCCAGAGCCGTATTTAAAGACCCTCCGATACTTATACTTGATGAGGCCACATCGCAGCTTGATACGGAGAGCGAGATGCTGGTGCAGGAAGCGATAGACAGGATGATGTCCGGAAGAACGGTATTTGTTGTGGCTCATAGGCTTAGCACAATAAAGCATGCTAGCACTATCTATGTAATGGATAGTGGCCGAATCATAGAGTTTGGCGCGCACGATGAATTAATTAAAAAAGGCGGCCTTTACAAGCGGCTTTACGATATGCAGTTTAAGGATAATATAATTTAAATAAATCCTTGAAAAAGAGAGGGCAAACCTCTATAATATCCTAGCTTTGAAAATAGGGTAAGATTAGATAAACGTAGAAAAAGGGAGGGTGAATTAAGACTAATATGGTTGAATCTACACTGATGAAGAGCTTATTAGAGGCGGGTGTGCATTTCGGACATGAAACTAAGAGGTGGAATCCGAAGATGAAGAAGTACATCTTCGGTTCTAAAAACGGGATCTATATAATAGACCTTGAGAAGACCCAAAACCTGATACTGAAAGCCTGCGATTTCCTGAAGAGCATCGCTTCAAGCGGCGGTTATATACTATTCGTCGGCACCAAGAAGCAGGCGCAGGATATAATAAAAGAAGAGGCCTCCAGATGCGGCATGTTCTATGTGCATCACAGATGGCTGGGCGGAATGCTTACCAACTTCCAGACGATAAAAAAGAGCATAAAGAGGCTTTTCGATATCGAGAGGATGAAAGAAGACGGCACGATGGCGAAGCTTTCCAAAAAAGAGGTTTCGGCGCTGAACAAGGAGCTTTTGAAGCTCAATAAGAACCTCGAAGGCATAAGGAATATGGATAAGCTGCCCAAGGCCGTCTTCATGGTCGATGCTAAGAAAGAGGATATCGCCGTAAAAGAGGCGGTCACTCTTAAGATACCGATAGTGGCTCTCGTGGACACTAACTCCGACCCGGACAATATCAAATATGTTATACCGGGTAACGACGATGCCATACGTTCGATCAAGCTGGTGACGGGCATCATGGCCGATGCTGTCCTTGCGGGCAAGGAGGCATTCAAGGCCGGAGTAAAAAAAGCCATAGAAGACGCCGCGGCCGAAGCCGCTGAAGAAGAGGCCGAAGGTGAAGATATAAAAGTCGTCGATGAGAAGGTCGAGGAGATAGTCGAAGGGGATATAAAACTTAAAGAGGACGAAGAGCTTCCGAAGAATATCCCTATAAAGAAAAAGAAGAAGATTATTAAATAAATTTTGAGGGAGATATAGTAATTTATGACAGAGGCTATCAAGAAATTGAGGGAAAAGACCAATGCCGGCATCGTCGCATGCCAGAAGGCGCTTCAGGAGGCCGGCGGTGATGTGGATAAAGCGGTAGAAGTATTGCGGAAGCAGGGAGTGGCGCTCGCCTCGAAGAAAGTCGGGCGCTCGGCCAAAGAGGGGAAGGTCGAGAGCTATATACATATGGGCGGCAAGATCGGAGTGCTCGTCGAGGTGAACTGCGAATCCGACTTTGTGGCCAGGAACGATGATTTCAAGGCTTTCGTCAAGGATCTAGCGATGCAGGTGGCGGCATTCAACCCTATCTATGTTAAGAAGGAAGATGTCCCGGCCGAGGCGGTGAAGAAAGAGACGGAGATAATCAAGGCGCAGCTCACAGGCAAGCCCGCCGGGGCGATCGACAAGATCGTCGAAGGCAAGCTTGCGAAGTTTTACGAGGATGCCTGCCTCCTGGAACAGCCTTTCATCAAAGATTCCGGCATGAAGGTGAAAGATATGCTTACGTCGATGATCGCCAAGATAGGCGAGAATATAATAGTGCGCCGGTTTGTGAGGTATCAGGTAGGCGAAGAGTTGAAGTAGTTTCCGATTACGTCCCACACATACATAGTAAAATGACAAAACCCATATTTAAGAGAGTGGTTATAAAACTGAGCGGCGAAGCTTTGCAGGGCCGCCTTGGCTATGGCATAGATTGCGATGTGACCAGCGCTATAGCTAAGCAGATAAAAGAGGTTCGCGCGCTCGGCGTCGATGTCGCTATAGTTATAGGCGGCGGCAATATCTTCAGAGGAGTGGTGGGCTCCGCTAAAGGTATCGACAGGGTAAGCGCCGATTATATGGGTATGCTTGCCACGGTTATTAACGGATTGGCCCTGCAGGATGCCCTTGAGAAGAACGGCGTCTTCACCCGCGTCCAAACGGCGATACAGATGCAGCAGATGGCGGAGCCTTTCATAAGAAGACGCGCAATAAGACACATGGAGAAGGGGCGTGTCGTGATATTTGTAGGAGGCACCGGTAACCCGTATTTTACCACAGATACTACAGCTGCCCTCCGCGCGATAGAAATAGGCGCTGAAGTTATTCTCAAAGCCACAAAAGTCGACGGCGTCTATTCATCCGATCCCATTAAAAATAAGAGGGCCCGTAAATACGACAGCCTGCGCTACATAGATGTCCTGAAGAAGGGGTTGAAGGTGATGGATGCGACCGCGATAAGTCTCTGCATGGATAATAAGCTGCCGATAATCGTATTGAACCTTTTCAAGGAAGGTAATATTAAAAAAGTCATATTGGGTGAGAAGATAGGCACTATCGTAAAGGGGTGAGGTGAGGCCATGACAGTTAAAGAAGTTTTGCATGATGCTGAATCGAAAATGAAGAAGACAGTGGAAGCCACTCAGCGGGATTTTTCGGCGGTAAGGACCGGGAGAGCGTCCAGCGCGCTTGTCGATGGCATAAAGGTCGATTACTACGGAGCTATCACGCCTCTAAAGCAGCTGGCGGCGGTGACGACTCCGGATGCGCGCCTGGTGATGATCCAGCCATGGGACAAGAACTCGCTGGTAGATATCGAGAAGGCGATCCTGAAGTCCGATTTGGGCATAGCGCCGACCAATGATGGTAAAGTTATAAGATTGGCCATGCCGCCGCTAACTCAGGAAAGACGTTCCGAACTGGATAAGGTGCTAAAAAAAATAGCCGAGGACGGCCATATATCGATAAGGACCGGAAGGCATGCGGCTCTGGAGACGATCAAGAAACTCGAGAAGGACAAGGCGATCACCGAAGATGACAGGTTTAAAGCTCATGAAGATATCCAGAAGCTCACCGATAAATACATCAAAGAGATAGACACGATCCTCGCCGCAAAAGAGAAAGATATCCAGGGATAATTTAATCCCAAAAATCTTTAGGGCCGCTAGCTCATCAGGTAGAGCACCACACTTTTAATGTGGTTGTGGCAGGTTCGAGTCCTGCGCGGCTCACCATGTTGTAAGGCCATCTGTAGGTAAAACTATAGATGGCCTTTCTTAAAATTTTCAATAGGAAGGAGATCGTGCGAGATACAGCGATATTGATAATGATTGTTTTATCATTATTGCTCCCCGGCCCGGCCATGGGAGGCGGGATCGAACATGCCGGCCACGATGGTGATTTTACGCCCGAACCCACCCTGATATCCCCCACAACCGAGAAGGTCGACCTGACGGGCAAGACAGGCCTGGAGTTTAAGTGGAGTTCGCATGAGGCCAGGCGCGGATTCAGAAAATATTACGACTTCAGGTTGTATAAAGGATACGATATGCTGGAAAAGTCACTCCTTATGAAGAAAGAGGTCGATCCGAATACCTATGAGTTCAGCGTAAAGTCGGATACCTTCAGCGACGGCGAAGTATATACCTGGTCCCTGAGACAGGTCTATGACGGCATGCAGAAGAGCAGACGAAGCACAGCATCCTTTAAGGTGATAAAGAAATAATTTTCAATCAGAAGGATATAATTTGAAGACATCTTTACAGCGTGTCGATAAGAAAGAATTGCGGCTGAAAGGGATAAAGGAGATCGTCGTATTAGGCGATGTGGGATGCACCGGTTTTAACGAAGATAGTAAAAAAATATTCGACGAGATATTGCGCATTAAGGCCAGCCTCTTCTTTATCATGGGGGATATCGCGTTTTCAGGAAAGAATCCGCAATTTGATGAGTTTATAACTTTTTGTAATGAACGCCTGACTGCTCCGGCATTCGCGCTGTGCGGCAACCATGATATTCCGGGTTATGCCGGATATTTTGGACGGTCTTCTTACGCTCTCATATTCGATCACGCCGCATGCCTCTTCCTGGATAATTCGAAGGCGCATTTTCAGGAAAGAGATTTGAAGTTTTTGAAAGAAGAATTAGAAAAATATAAGGAAAAAAGATTTATCATACTTTTTCATATTCCGCCGCCGGTCAGCTTTAACCGCAGCTGTATGGGCGCCGATGAGTGGGGGAAGTTGCGAAGAGTTCTTGACGCTCATAAAGAAAAGATAGAATGTATTATATGCGCCCATATACACGGGTATTACAATTATCGGCTCGACGGTTATAATATATTTATCACTGCCGGCGGGGGAGCGGCCATGATTTATGATCTGCCGAGAGAAGAACTTAAGGCGCACAATTATCTTAAGTTATCTCTCCATGGAGATGCCTCGATAAATATAGCCATAAAAAGAATAGTGAAAGAATAAGCAGGCCATGAAGCTCACAGCCTGCTTATGGTTTAAAAATCTCCCGGCATTTTGATCAAACGTCAATATTTTACTTTACCCGCCCTCTATGTTATCATATGGCTAGAGGGCGGTTCAATAAGCTAACCTACTGAATATATGCACGCGGGCATTCATTATGGAAACTACATTAAAGATATCCGGACTAACCGTCTCATACAGCCGCGGCTTTAAAGATAAAAAGACCGTTCTGCGCGGACTGGATCTGGAGATACATAAGGGAGAGATCTTTGGCCTGCTCGGCCCTAACGGAGCCGGCAAGACGACCCTGATAAAGTCGATAATAGGCCTGATCGGTATCGAGGAAGGCGCTATCTCGATATTCGGCGGATCTTCGTTCTCCGGAGGCATACGCTCAAAGCTCGGCTATATGCCGGAGGTCGCGAACTATTACTGGTTTATGACACCGGGGGAAATACTGGGCGCCTTGGGCGCTCTTTCCGGGATGAAGAAAACCTTGCTCAGGGATAAGATAGACAGCACACTGGAACTGGTGGGCCTCAAGACCGAGCGGGACGATCTTGTCAGCACATTTTCCAAAGGCATGCAGGAACGGCTCAATATCGCGCAGGCGCTTCTGCATGACCCGGAATTCCTGATCCTGGATGAACCGTTTTCGGGGCTTGACCCGCTGGGCAGGAGCCATACAAGAAATATATTAAAGAAGCTTAAAAAGCAGAATAAGACGATACTCCTGTCGTCGCATGAACTTTCGGAAGCTGAACTCATATGCGACACCGTCTGCGTGATGAGAGACGGCAAAGTGTTGAAGCAGGGGCCGTTAAGGAAGCTGCTTGATGAAAAGGGCGACCACAGCCTGGAGACCTATTTCATGAGGATCATAGGCGAAGATGCGTAAGATCATCATCTTAAGCGGATGCGTAATAAAGGAGCTTTTAAGGCGGAAGGATTTTTACCTTATATTCGTCCTTCTTATAGTGATGATCATTTACGCGGGCCTGATATCATTCGGCGGAGAACAGGGATTTCAGAGATATTTTAAGGAGATAGGGATATCGCTCGCATATATCTTTTCGGTGATAATCGCCGTGACCTTCGCCTCGCGCCAGGTCCCTCAGGAGGTGGAATCGAAGACCATATATCCGATCCTGGCTCGCCCTGTTTCGCGCGCCGTATTTTTAATAGGTAAATTTGCGGGCGTTCTACTCGTCTCCGTAATAAGTTTTACGCTATTCTACGCGGTCTTCATCGTCTCATCCTTGTTACGGGGCGACTTTTCATCTCCGTCGCTCCTTCTCGCCGAAGGGTATCTTCTGCATATTTTCCTATTGTCATTTTTTACGGCTCTCACGATATTATTATCGCTCTTCCTAAGCGCCGCCGCGAACGTCGGATTGTCGCTTATCATTTACCTGTCGACCAATTGGTTCGGCGCCTCGCTCCCCGGATATATATATCTGCCGCACCCGGAACTATTCGATATAAAAGAGAAGATAGTACATACATGGGACCTTGTGCCAGGATGGGTGCTTCTTTTCCTCGGGGCCTACGCGGCGATTTACACCTCCATATTTTTATTTTCCGCTTGCCTGGTATTTAAAAAACGGGACCTGTAATGAGAAGAGCTATGATCCTGCCGATATCTATCATTATTCTCTACGTCTCCACCGTACCCCTGAATTACTATTTCCAGCATAATACCCTTCGGACGAATGAAGAGCAGGACATCATAGAGAGAATATTCGGGGGCTTGAGGGGCGTTATCGGCGACTGGGCCTTTATGAAGGCCGAAGAGTATCACCACCGCGGGCTGCCTTTTCTTAAAGCGATGGCTTATCATGAAAATGAGTCGCCGTTTACATCGGTGGAAGAGCACCACCATGAAGATGGACGGGCTGGGCTTGCGGTAAAGAAAGATTTCTTCCAGAAGATATATTCCGCGGTAAAGGTTACAGAGGATTCGCATCTGAAGCCCGCCGAAGAGAAGGAGGCCCTGCCGTGGTTTTACGTGGAGGTGGCGTTCGATCCGAATGATATAAGAGGTTACGTGCTCGGCGGTTACTGGCTACAGAGGATGGATAAGCCGCTCGAGAGCATGGACTTTATGAAGAAGGGGCTCAAGGCCAATCCGACGAGCGCCGCGATATCCGCCGCCATAGGCAATCTCTATTTCAAGACCGGAAAATCAGGTGACGCTATCACCTATCTCGACAGGGCAAGAA
This window of the Candidatus Omnitrophota bacterium genome carries:
- a CDS encoding TonB-dependent receptor, whose amino-acid sequence is MLRIICRVLIIFFISVTACAAEETQKLEKIVVTPSRLATTLSENSRSLTILDQEALESSVYDNAIPDLIGEIGGIDIRRRGPENVQADVNIRGATFEQNIVLIDGINVNDPQTGHFSMDIPITMMDVDTIEILKGPASSLYGANAFGGAINVITKKPTDEKKVTVYAEGGSNDYFNGGLSVTTPVGPVKNRFSFEQSRSTGYMPQTQFDILSLTNSTLVETGIGVYNFLFGYLNKDFGADSFYSNLFPNEYERTDTRFFKIEGKTEAGALSIEPKLFLRRHGDKFVLDQNRTGWQTNYSTTYSYGGELNFSLENAFSDVSWGYELSRDTIDSTNLETHSRTKDGFYMEIAPHLTENLHLNVGFREDYYGDFGWEASPTISANYKMLEHVTLRGSIGRAYRIPTFTDLYYNDAANRGRSSLSSESSWSYETGAEFNYEAYSIDAAYFHRDSFNTIDWIRFSTNDPWQATNIGTAKANGLELSFSVLPEKIYEGIPVKKVYVTNTMLDIFAKHDYLSKYALDYLKEHLSAGVELEASGFKNSWILNYKKRVGVPDFIVVDTKISKEIVRKGKVSFNAYIEVSNLFGVDYTEQSGIPMPGRWIKSGVSLEF
- the lpxB gene encoding lipid-A-disaccharide synthase, whose product is MANKKILIVAGEPSGDLHASNLVKDLKSLDPTLQFYGIGGELSKKAGVDIVFDITKLALIGVIEVLKHIFVVKKAHDVLIARCNRDRPDIAILVDYPGFNLRLAKELAEKGIPVVYYISPQVWAWGRKRVYAIKKYVKKMLVFFKFEEDLYKQYGIDAKFVGHPLVDVVKVTASKDEVYKKYSLSKDKKTIALLPGSRELEIKILLPIIARAARLMSGKMDDVQFIISKHPHLDLSIYETALKGTSFDHRFVEGDTHNIVGAADFAVVASGTATLETGMLGTPLIVVYKTAFITSLFYYSVVDIHFLGLVNIVAGKEVAPELLQYCVTPENIADKVIGALSDPAGLASTRKELAAVKSSLGPGGASMRAAKAILLLLG
- a CDS encoding Gfo/Idh/MocA family oxidoreductase; this encodes METIRVGVVGVGHLGSIHAKMYSSLDSVKLAGVCDCNIERALEVGKRFKVASYSDYEELFDKVDAASIAVPTSLHYNVAKDFLRHGIHVLIEKPITKTLSEADELIEIAEQNKLILQVGHIERFNSAVLALEPYINRPKFIECQRLGPFHSRVKDVGVVLDLMIHDIDIVLGLIQQDVVSIEAVGLSTISNFEDVANVRLMFQDGTIADITASRVTKDVVRKMRIFQEESYLSLDYVTQDVMLFEKTGEKIVQKKIKIRKKNPLKKELKSFIDRVHTGKRPIVSGVEGRRALAVALEIIKKITPVKQ
- a CDS encoding ABC transporter ATP-binding protein, whose protein sequence is MDKYRRLIRFVFPHAWVLAAAGVCMVATSALSGVSIGMIIPLVDNVISGKKISIPGGVPIPGLLQTLIDKVNSMSASQLLSSMTIIIVILWLLKSFFEFCQTYLMNDVAQRVIRDIKNIIYKKILTLSMDFYSRNSTGKLMARITNDSAIVRDSISTGLTDLIYQPIQLVIYTVMLLAIKVYFSIPWTLIWISLLLFALVIYPVVKIGKRLKSISRQSQEKIADITTTLHETISGIRVVKAFSMEDYEAKKFENQNQTFYKLSMKSVKRMTVVSPITEFVGILCIAIIMLMAGKQIVSGALSAGAFVTFLAAMLSLMRPMKRLTNVYTINQQAMAAADRIFDVLDTEPSVQEKAGAVKLPRINKGVEFKDVRFKYDDKDVLKGISFNVPVGNVAAFVGPSGVGKTTILNLLPRFYDVTGGRILIDGIDVRDCAVKSLMGQIGIVTQETILFNDTVAANISYGSGSDNIEEITKAAKIANAHNFIMKMPQGYSTVVGERGFRLSGGEKQRLAIARAVFKDPPILILDEATSQLDTESEMLVQEAIDRMMSGRTVFVVAHRLSTIKHASTIYVMDSGRIIEFGAHDELIKKGGLYKRLYDMQFKDNII
- the rpsB gene encoding 30S ribosomal protein S2, whose amino-acid sequence is MVESTLMKSLLEAGVHFGHETKRWNPKMKKYIFGSKNGIYIIDLEKTQNLILKACDFLKSIASSGGYILFVGTKKQAQDIIKEEASRCGMFYVHHRWLGGMLTNFQTIKKSIKRLFDIERMKEDGTMAKLSKKEVSALNKELLKLNKNLEGIRNMDKLPKAVFMVDAKKEDIAVKEAVTLKIPIVALVDTNSDPDNIKYVIPGNDDAIRSIKLVTGIMADAVLAGKEAFKAGVKKAIEDAAAEAAEEEAEGEDIKVVDEKVEEIVEGDIKLKEDEELPKNIPIKKKKKIIK
- the tsf gene encoding translation elongation factor Ts, producing the protein MTEAIKKLREKTNAGIVACQKALQEAGGDVDKAVEVLRKQGVALASKKVGRSAKEGKVESYIHMGGKIGVLVEVNCESDFVARNDDFKAFVKDLAMQVAAFNPIYVKKEDVPAEAVKKETEIIKAQLTGKPAGAIDKIVEGKLAKFYEDACLLEQPFIKDSGMKVKDMLTSMIAKIGENIIVRRFVRYQVGEELK
- the pyrH gene encoding UMP kinase, whose product is MTKPIFKRVVIKLSGEALQGRLGYGIDCDVTSAIAKQIKEVRALGVDVAIVIGGGNIFRGVVGSAKGIDRVSADYMGMLATVINGLALQDALEKNGVFTRVQTAIQMQQMAEPFIRRRAIRHMEKGRVVIFVGGTGNPYFTTDTTAALRAIEIGAEVILKATKVDGVYSSDPIKNKRARKYDSLRYIDVLKKGLKVMDATAISLCMDNKLPIIVLNLFKEGNIKKVILGEKIGTIVKG
- the frr gene encoding ribosome recycling factor, with product MTVKEVLHDAESKMKKTVEATQRDFSAVRTGRASSALVDGIKVDYYGAITPLKQLAAVTTPDARLVMIQPWDKNSLVDIEKAILKSDLGIAPTNDGKVIRLAMPPLTQERRSELDKVLKKIAEDGHISIRTGRHAALETIKKLEKDKAITEDDRFKAHEDIQKLTDKYIKEIDTILAAKEKDIQG
- a CDS encoding metallophosphoesterase family protein, with the translated sequence MKTSLQRVDKKELRLKGIKEIVVLGDVGCTGFNEDSKKIFDEILRIKASLFFIMGDIAFSGKNPQFDEFITFCNERLTAPAFALCGNHDIPGYAGYFGRSSYALIFDHAACLFLDNSKAHFQERDLKFLKEELEKYKEKRFIILFHIPPPVSFNRSCMGADEWGKLRRVLDAHKEKIECIICAHIHGYYNYRLDGYNIFITAGGGAAMIYDLPREELKAHNYLKLSLHGDASINIAIKRIVKE